A segment of the Colletotrichum destructivum chromosome 3, complete sequence genome:
CTGGACGAAGAGCGCAAGCTCGTGACAAGTCTCCACCAGTGCCTCGTAAACTGCAGGACGGTCACAGACGAGAAAGCTGTCGAATACCCATACGGAAGAGCGCTCTTCTCGACTTCGATGCTGCTAGGAGTCCCCCTTCCAACGTTTGATACGGCAACGGAACTCGGAAGCCTGGCGCCGGGGGGTCTTACAGAAGCCAAGGAGACATTCGTGATGAACGGGCGCAAGCTCCCTAGAATATTCTCGGGGCTTTGGCAGATGTCCAGTCCGTCCTGGGGTTCCGCGCCGACGTCCAGGATCATCGCCCAGTTCTCCAAGCATCTCGAAGCGGGCATGACGGCGTTTGATATGGCGGACCACTACGGCGACGCGGAAATCATCTTTGTAAGTGGTACCTTCTACTGCGTTGCCCACCTCCTACTGACCAGGTCCAAGGGCCGTTTCCGATCGGCATGCCCCGTCAAGGACGCGACGTTTGCAGCGACCAAGTACTGCGTCTTCAACCCGATGAAAGTGACGCGAACTGCAGTGCAAGCCAATGTCGCCGAGCGATGCCGGAGATTGCAGACTGACAAGATCGACTTGCTGCAATTCCACTGGCAGTTCGTGAGTAGCTATCCCTTTCAAGCCCGCATCTTCGGTGCAATCGGCAGTAGCTAAGAAGATGGAATAGTATGATGATCCTCAGTATCTCGAagccttgcgcttcttggaAGAAGACCCCAGAGTTGCCAGCCTGGGTCTCTGCAACTTTGACACTGAGCacctcgaggcggcgatAGCACATGGCGTTAAAGTCCACACGAATCAAGTGCAGGTATGAGGAACAGAGACTCTTGCATACGAGTATGGGCGAGGGAGGGAATGCTGACCGTCATCACCGCTCTAGTTCTCGTTGATCGATTCAAGACCGACAGTGAGAATGGGCAAGACATGCAAGACAAACAACATCAAGCTCCTGACCTACGGAACACTGGTACGTCGGGGTTCGAATTTgggacttttttttttttttttttgcccgGTGAAACGAAATGCTAATCAGCGGCCTTTCCGCAGTGCGGCGGCTTTCTCGCCGACAAGTGGCTCGGAAAGGGGCAGCCCGATCTCTACGACGCGGCCGTCACGCCGAGCCAGCGTAAGTACTACGCCATGATACGGAGCTGGGGAGGCTGGGAGCTTTTCCAGGAGCTGCTGCGGGTGCTGGAGACGGTGGCATCGAGGCACAATGTCAGCGTCTCCAACGTGGCGACGCGCTGGGTCCTGGACTTCCCGTACGTCGgggccgtcatcgtcggggCTCGGATGGGCATCAGCGAGCACACGGACGAGAACCTGGCCAGTCTGGGGTGGTCGTTGGAAGAGAGAGATCGGGACGCGATCGAAGAGGTCTTGAAGAAGAGCAGGAGGCTGGAAATGTTTGAGGCGATGGGCGATTGCGGAGGAGAGTATCGATGAAGGCCACATGGTCGGTTCATCATGGACATATCGGATAGCCGCTCGAGAGATTCCCGCATCACACCACCACTGGCGGGGGAATATTAATGTCCATAGCCGCCATAGCCGTGCAAATGGATATTTTCTATTGATGACTGCTTGCCGTTTGCTGTTAAGCTAACTAACTCTCGGGTTAGGATGGGTATCATAAAAGCCTCCAAGCCTCTTCGTGCGCAATTtgctgcctgcctctccGCTGTTTTGTCAATATCATATCATAGCCACGACCCACCGTCTTGGCATCACCTGAAAACGCGCCGTCCGCCGGTTCGGACAGGGAACCTCTCGACGCCGCTCTGCTGCTGTTCGTGCCACAGGCCTTGAAT
Coding sequences within it:
- a CDS encoding Putative NADP-dependent oxidoreductase domain-containing protein — protein: MSPRLDGQSAKTAHVNMMTDTIITNLPTENLRAITRSLLAAHPEITATFEAETRNYIQDVALPAAQTQRPASTDVAWLKKAQATIRCMLGCGLSSQSIPLMEEVVTEGLRLLIDPDTTKEDTLDALASIDGDIVQIMTAVEKTLLAASRTVLLDEERKLVTSLHQCLVNCRTVTDEKAVEYPYGRALFSTSMLLGVPLPTFDTATELGSLAPGGLTEAKETFVMNGRKLPRIFSGLWQMSSPSWGSAPTSRIIAQFSKHLEAGMTAFDMADHYGDAEIIFGRFRSACPVKDATFAATKYCVFNPMKVTRTAVQANVAERCRRLQTDKIDLLQFHWQFYDDPQYLEALRFLEEDPRVASLGLCNFDTEHLEAAIAHGVKVHTNQVQFSLIDSRPTVRMGKTCKTNNIKLLTYGTLCGGFLADKWLGKGQPDLYDAAVTPSQRKYYAMIRSWGGWELFQELLRVLETVASRHNVSVSNVATRWVLDFPYVGAVIVGARMGISEHTDENLASLGWSLEERDRDAIEEVLKKSRRLEMFEAMGDCGGEYR